Part of the Vigna unguiculata cultivar IT97K-499-35 chromosome 3, ASM411807v1, whole genome shotgun sequence genome, AAATTGTTAAAGACTTATGATATGTCATGTTCTTGATCAacaacttaagaaaaaaaaactagttaatCCATAAGAGAGGTAAATAACATTTCTATCCCTTTTTAAAAACACAAGATTGTACAAGATATCAACATAATCATATATCTCTATATCTCCTCCTTAAAGAGTTACAAGTTATCATAAGATATAAACACAAATATATCacccttttttttatcattaaaaatgtGCTACTCTCCCCACATAAAAGAACTCCCCCCACATAAGAGagcatataaaatttaaataaagaattgtaggataatcgattaaataatcaattatttaagaaaatataaaattattagcaTCAAACTAATAATGAATTATTTGAcagagataattaattattgcatgctaaattatgagaaaaaaaaaacattttttcatattGAGTTAAATTATCACAACTAATAATTCATTTGGGTCCTTAAGGTTAgagacaatttattttataagaagaAATCAAGCACATCTTCCATTAAGAATATCAAAATGTTTGATTTTACATTTATTAGAAGTATGTcccattttcataaaaaaaaacatgttaagcAAGTAACATTTCTATAATAAGATCTTCGCTTTTCAATCCATACTCTACACGTTCTCTTAAtcttatttctatttataaGAGCTTGCTTGTATTTatgaaaatcatttttcttaacatttggcttttcaacattttaaattttagaaatatcaACAAGAGATCTTTCAAGATTACCAATTTTTAATTCATGTTCCTTACCACATTCACACTCAACAAATACATTTCTACCATCCtctaaaattgaaacttttgttttttaaaatttcttcttcttccaaagatttttcaaaattcttttgcAAAACTTTATGTTCTGATTTGAATTTTCTATGtgcataatttaatttttcaaattaaacataCAACTCTTTTgaaaagcataaaataattCACCATAATCATTTGactcaataaaaaaatactagaaTTACTAACCTTGTTGCAACTTGATTCATTGTTTGCTATTAAACAAAGATTTGCTTCCACATCCAAGTTACTAGAGTATGACGAAGAGCTTGAGTCATAGAAgactttattctttttcttcttaaatttattgtctttcttttcttcactttgattTTGACGGTAAAATTTAACATGCCCAATTTCTCTACATCCATAACACTTGTAATTTGAAGCAAAATTTCACGAGTTACTCTTAAAATTTTCCACATCTTCTTAGCACTCTTACCACTGTGCCAAAATGCTTAATAGAGAGCGTTTCATTTTGGCTAACAGATAGCGCTTTTTAGGCACTCTCTATTAGAGCGATGTCTATTAATAAaagtgtttataaaaaaaacgcTATCTAATGATCTTATAGACAATGCTTGGAGACACAAGCGCTCTTTATGTATTCTTCAAAAAGACAATGCtttctacaaaaaaaatgttctcTATTTGTCCTCTGATAGACAACGTTTTCTAAAACACAAGCTCTCTAACTTTACTTTAATTGATAGTGTTTTCTCAAACAAACGATTTATATTggttcaattatttattttataatttatttattttttatttcatcccTTCTTATTTTAGAGTTATATCTACAAATGAACGCTTATACATGAACGTTTATAGAAATTAAAGATAGTAAGCAAACTACTATAAATGAACACTTATACAAAGccaatataaaatcaaacatcTATTCCAAAATGGCCCAAGTAGCCAACCGATATTAAGCCACAAATGAGTAATGAAACATTGATATAAGCTTCAACTAACAAGTTCACCCTACCCTAGTAAAGATCGTCCAAATCATTAAAAAACTTATCAATCACCCCATTATCAAGAAAAATACTAACTATTTTATGCATTCTCTCTTTCATTGGCAATTCATGTGTTGTTATTTGGAGTGATAAAAAGAAGAACTCTTTTTTATGTGACTTAATAAAAGTTTGATATAAGTaccttttgaaagaaaaatacaagaatATATTAGTACTATCATAAGACTTACTAATCAAAGATTAAAGTTAATGATATAAAGTAGTGTATTGTACAAGAATATATTAGTACTATCATAAGACTTACTAGTCATGCATAATCAATAACTTCTCCAATAATTTTTACGTTAACGATTTCTTTATGTTCATCTAGTTCAAATATGTCTTTCTTCATTTCTATTAAGGAAAATGACTCTCTAGGCTTTAATTTCATGTATGAAGAGAGATAGTTGCACCATTGAGGAAGATTAGGATGAATCACTTTACGAAGAGtatgttgaatgaaaattttCCCTTGACATGTTTTTTAGGTTCGATagatttatttgtattattaatatttttcttttcagataGAGTGAAACTCTAACATATCATTAATTGAACAAgttagataataaataaaatatttttataaatagtcatgaattaatataattgtatataaacATGCCACATCAAAAACGTCTAAGAGATTGATTGGTCATGCTAGAAATGTACATATTGTTTGTTCGATTGTCATAATGTCATCACCAACATTAGGTATAGGCAAAGATACAATCGGCTCCACAACAATATCTACACTAATTTTTACATGTCCATTAGGTAGAGATCTACCATGTAGTATATCACTTTTAATATTATGCAATTTTTCATGGGTAACCAAGCAAAGTAATAGTGATGATACAAATAATTTACAACTTGAGACCTCATACAttataaactataattataagataaaatatttaaagtgagCTAATGTATTGCATATTTAAAGTAAACAagttacaataaaattaaatctgaGAGAATATCCAATGTAACTATAACTTGTTTGTATCATCACCATTACTTTTATATCTCAAGTCGTAAATAGTTTGTATCATCACCATTACTTTGCTTAGTTGCCCTTGAAAAATTGCATAATATTAAAAGTGATACACTACATGGTAGATCTCTACCTAATGAACATGTAAAAGTTAGTGTAGATATTGTTGTTGAACAAAATGTATTATTCCCTATAACTAATGTTGATGATGACATAATGACAATTGGACAAACAATTGGTACATCTTTGGCATTGTCAATCAATCTCTTACATGTTGATATGATACGTTTATACAactatattaattcataattatttatgaaaatattttatcaattaccTAACTTGTTTAACCGATAATGTTTTAGGATTCCACACTatctaaaaagaagaagatcaaTAATGCAAATGAATCTATTGCACCTAAAAGAAAATGTCAAGGGAAAATGAACATTCAACATACTCTTCATAAAGTTATTCATCAATCTATCAATAATGCAAATGAATCTATTGCACCTAAAAGAAAATGTCAAGGGAAAATGAACATTCAACATACTCTTCATAAAGTTATTCATCAATCTTCCTGAATGTGGCAACTACCTCTCTTCATACATGAAATTAAAGCCTACAAAGTCATTTTCTCCAAAAATGGAGAAAAACATATTTGGACTAGAtgaatataaagaaattattaatacataaattattgaAGAAATTATTGACTATAAATGGTTAAGTGAAACTACAAAATAGGGTGATAAGTTTGATCTTCCACCTATCAATACAGGTTAATATCTTTTTTCCCAACTTTATCAACAATGCGTTATTGTAGAACAACGAAACATACTTACAGTTCAAAGGTACTATTATTGGTGTCTGTGATACGAGGGTAGCTACCCGTAGGAATCATCTTTATTCGATATCTAAAGGTAACACGTTTAGGTGTTACAAGTCAGCgaaagaacaaaaatcttatTGGGAGGGTTTGATACATTAATCATAGTTTCATATGATGCCCCATTGGACAGTGGGTATATTACTACTCATTCcattaaattatatgaaaaccGACAATATAATAAGAGGAAATAAAGAAAAGGTAACACTTAAGAAGTATAATCATAAATCATAAATCAAACTAGACTATAATGGCCTGGTTGTGTCAATTCAGAAGAAGAGGCAATATTAGTCTATGATGattcaaaactaattttagtagTGTTTCGACCCGATCAAACTGCATCCGACAACATCGTTAGTACGAATAAGAGAAGTGGATGCATAGTTTAAACACTAGTCTCGTAATGTACTCATCAAGCCTTTTaattaaaacacattttttgATTGCCAATGTGATGCAGAGTACTGTAATCCATGTGTACATTTTTCCGAGGAAAACCTCGGCAAATTAGGCACACTCTCAAAATCAACAAACTTAGAATTAGAATGCTCGCAACTGTTTCTTTGAACAAAtcaaaaacattgaaaaatatcaccagtggaaaaaaaaatacacaggTATAACAGGCACAAGACGCACATCCCTCCACATGagatacaattttttatttgtaagaaACGATTGATCCATGTGAAACACCGAAGTCTGAAATTTCTCagtatatataaaagaaagaaaaaaaaaacaatggatACCTACCATGCGATGCAATTCTCTGAAGAAGCAGCCGTTACTGAATGCAGAGAAAGAAGAGGAAGATAGCTGTGAAAGAGAGAAAGGACAAAGAGTCATGTGAACAATTTCAATAGCAATAGCATGTTAATGGAGTCCAATGAATCGAATCTGCGTAATAGCAATATCAGAAAATGGTGATTGAGGCTAGCAAATGGCTCAACCCTAGCCCGAAAATTTGAATATGGAAACCACGAACGTTCGCGATAACAAATAAACAAACCACGGAAAACATATTCAATATTTAAACAGTTTAAATTGACATATTTTctatatgaataattttaaaatatgtatacataattttttaaaatattaaaataatattttaatagggACTATGGTACTTTTGACAAATtgtgtttaaataaataaatattttttatgattagtaattattaaaaataaaaaataaaaaataaaaaatacaaataaattagaaactaatttaataattaaaattagatattaatttattaacagAATTAgtgatgaatttaaataatcGAAAATTCAGTCactagaaagaaaaattatcgCTCACCGATAACAACTACATTTTTTAATGAGTAAATTCAATTactatttatcatgtttttaataataacaactcatttagttatttaatttttgttgttgaaaattCAATCACTAAATTtgatcataattaaaaaatataattattaagtcAACCACTAGTAACTAATACTTTTAATCTCTGACATTagattatttatcatttttctattAGCTATCGAATGATATAAGATGATTCGGACGCAATTACATACATGATTTagattttctgtttttttatattttcataatacattaactattattaatattgacattttaaaatatattataaagatatttaaaatactaatataatacAATGTAGAAACTGAAGTCATATATACCTGacatttattattaaagtccatttaaaataaaacaaggaTCCTATAAATATTAGTTACGGTTTGatagtttattatatttttgatgATATTTTGAGTTAATTCTCCCACATGATTACGtaacttaatataatataataagttaCGTACCAcacaaattaaattgtttagTTACAGGTGAGATCGTCCGCATTCATGTGTTAATGTTTCTGAATATCACACCATTCTCATCTATATTAAATATGAAGTCGTTTTTAATGGCAAACTAATTTGATGAAACAATACATTTTAATCAGGTAATGCTACTTTTACAACTcgtaatatttaaaattattttattaatttagataactatattattatattattaattatatatagttgTGAAAAGAACATATTAGTAGTTTGTTGTTTTGGGAGGTTAGGGCATAGCATTAGCTAACATATCATATAGcaggaaagagaagaagaaggaaagaaatatttatgataaaatacaTTGATTCCATAGTAATGAGTCTATTGAAGTAATGATGCAGAAGTGCAACGAACTTAAAAGGTGAAAAGGAAGTTGAAGAGTTATTGCAGTTACATAATTGATGTGATGATTATATAATCACTTATTGAAGTTGAGAGAAAGCACGTTGGTTGAAGGTGAAGGTGGCGGCTATGGCAGAGATGGGAGTTCGATAGGTGGGATTTCTATAGGTGGGAATACGATGGGTGGGAGCTGTATAAATGGGATGTCGATCGGTGGGAAAACAAGAGGTGGGAGTTGTAGAGATGGGAGTTGCAGAGGTGGGAGTTGTATAGGTCCGATGGGTGGAAAGACGATAGGTGGAAATTGAATAGGTGGGAAGACGATAGGTGGGAGTTGTATAGATGGGATGTCGATAGGTGAGATGTTGAGAGATGGGAGTTGTATAGGTGGAATCACCACAGGTGGGAGTTGCAGAGGTTCGACCACAGGTGGTGGTAATGCTAATGTGGTGTCCATGGTGGAAAACGAAATAGCGATGATTAAAGCAAGCATGGTGCAACAACGCTTAGAGTCCATGGCTGCTTCAATTTCAGTTACTTGTATGTAGATATGCTGAAGTGAAGAGTAATGTGTGGATGTATTCCCAGCTTTGCATTTTATATACAATGGACATCAACTTTTTACTGTttcttttttccaaaaaatGATAAAGGTTAAAAATGTGAATATGTACTTTACTCGGAaagaatgataataatatgtttatgtgttatatgaaataaataaatatataatcggTGACCAAGGTGTATGTGTaccattgttattttttattatttttttcttaatccaaATAACCCACTTTAAAAACCTTGATTTCCTCTCAAATCcaatgaaatgaatttgaaagggtgagaaaggaaagaaataaatgaaaagtgaagaaaaaatttatgaaattgaatccatatcttaattaaattgattaatttagttttatttattattgtaatataaaacatatattaatataatttaaatttattttattaattatttaataattctattttaattaactttttattataatatatagtaaaatatattataaatatctgattattatttatatttatattttcaattatttattatgttatatataaatcttaaattaataattttatttcatttttcattttaattattttgttattataacagaaaatataattataattataatacaaaaataaatatttatgtttaaaataaatacatcaatattttattatatttatatatgaattaGAAACTTTTTTCGTCTTTCTTCATGTTTTTGAATggaaattaaatatgtattttatttctcGTTCGTTTCTTGtgtttattttcttcataattTGTCGTCAACACTAAGTACTTACATTTGAGTCCATAAAAACAAGCATACCCTTTATCACATAACATTTTTGTACTTATGTGATTGGCGATGACCAATAATTCAAAACACTAAACTATAGTGCCCCACCCTCCTTTTCAATGATTCAATACAACGATTATCATCACTTATTAATTTTTGtgcttctaattattttttataagtaaatTGATGAACAGGTAGAATTTATAAGGATTTTTAtcatttgataaataaataaagtatcaaCCAAGAAAGTAGCGACCATGGTTGAAAAGATGAacttagaaaattaatatacaataattaaaacGGGAAACACAATTAAATTTCAGTTAAATGTGGATATGCTGAAGTGAAGAAGAAATGTGCATGTGTGTCCAAGAATAGTGGCTTGCCTTTTTATAGATCATGAACATAACCATTTtgccatttctttttctaatttgaCCTTCTCTTATGTATGTCATAGTTGTTGGCAATGAATGAagattcaaaactaaaatattatgtCCCATACTCTTTTCTAATGACTCAATACAACAATTATTACTTACTATATTATGGTTTAGAGCAATGGCAAGTAGTGAGAGGGAAGTCATCCCATAAACATATCAAGTAATTAAGTAATTCTCCTAACGTGTCACATAATATACACGGCATGCTAAACATATCGGACATAAATTCAacaatttttcttcttaattatttttttaataacttaattGATGAACAGCTATAATTTATATggattttagttatttaataaactagtaaaaatgtAGTGCATgtgtattactttttttatgataataaaaaaaattataattataaaaatagatataaataacttgtataatattaattaaaaaataaatgtgtacaagaaaaagagtgaatttcatatatatatatatatatatatatatatatataataataataataataataataagatagaTTAGTGAAAACAGATACAGTATGTCTctattgttcttttttattaagCAATTTCTTAccttaaaaaaatagttcaattttattaaacatttatttatagagtaaaatagtaaattaatcattttagGTTACATTTTgataaacaattaattaattattttagtttaagaagaagttaaatttaaataaactattaCCTAAAAAAATTGGAAGCATTTGGGTCAATATAGAAGACAATTATTCTTTGTGGAGGATTCTACCGATTTTATTTAAAACGTGAAATTTATCTcctcgtgtttttttttttttataaaggaTTTTGTTTTTACGTCTCTGAAATTCACGAAAACTCAATTGGGATTATATATATGATCTTCCTTTAAAATATTGGCAAtcgaagattttttttttttcattgcacGTAAAATTGACACACTTTTATATTTGGATTATTATAGGATAAATAAGTCTCATGGATTTTTTACTCATGTTTTAGTTTATGTTGATTTGTAAAATGATCGGTGTATGATTTATGTAATTGTATAAGATTACGTTAATGTGTCAAAGCTAATTTTAGTGGTGAGACAGCAGTTAGTGCAAAAATACAATTGTACTGTAACTGAATCAGTGCAAATTGGTGGAAAAATAAAATCCTTATTGGACCATTAACACTTACGCTTTCCAGATCGCTACTATCAACACCAAACCACTGCTTCTCCACATCCAACTGAAATGAAAAAACCTTCAATGTAAAATAGGTTTCTCAAACACTAACAATTTCGACCGCAATCGCTACGGGTTACAGGAAAAATGCTTACCTTAGTTGTGTTATTGTGATATCATATCTCAACAGCAACAAAGGACACAGAGGATGAAAGCTTGACTTCACAAACTGAAAGCAAAATGGAGGATAAAAGCATGAATCCAAAATCGAGGATGGAAGCACAAAATGGAGATGAAGCACGAGTTTGgtcaataaaaatagaagaaggaaagttaaataaaagaggaaattttattgtgttattcttttagttcaaatatttttttataaaataaaaccgTCGGTTAGTTTAATGCAATATTAAATTGTTGTGTCCATTTTAATGTGAAATCCTTTTTATTTCTCGAAACGTTAGTTTAAGCcacacaaaatatttatttttaacaagaaaattataattttgtcgAATTTTGTGTGGCTTATCTTtagttatttgtattttttaaattgttatcaTTATAGAGTGGCCTCACCTACTGTAATTTCTTTAGGAATGTctctagtatttttttaattaatttttaattgtgcaTCGATTTAATCCAGGTTAtgtttgtaacgtcccatttaatttataaacgcaatTAAAGGAAATGCCACGCATAAGATAGTATAACAACTGTTTAACTAAAGGTTTACAATCTAATAAccacgaatacaggggccatagccctaaagaaagcaTGACGGAAAGAAATACAAGATCCATCCCAGATGGCTAGGCAAtggaatcaccattcccttgttgaccacgagaacctcgctcatctgctcccatcaatcaaattgatgatcatcgcaaggaagaacagccacatacaacacaaccatgcaacgaaacgggtaagctagagccaacaacatattcatcatatagtcaaatatattttcatcatcgcatatccatataacaaccacacatgttatgactcttcattcaatacactacgactcgactcgactcatccggatacgtataacttggtcggattcagcggatgcttgcacttgtgatggatacctttgctcgaccctgagctgctcgatccttaGCTATGAAATACAAGTGTTAtgatgaatcaaatttccctcaccacaaggttagcccttactggatttcaggcctcctgctaccctcaccacaggagtcagtccgctctaggtgagactaactggctcctcagagtgtcaggatgcaatcttatcttgaatccttacctagttatacaaatggggcaccaccgtggacacccactaacaagggccatggaactacgtcccgaccactgaagcgcgaccccagaggtctcacctagagactccaaggaatttatacgctgacacggaccaacattcatagcTCAGCAATAAACGaacataaaatcatatttacatttccataccaacccctgagattaattcctcatacgcatcatatttcgaatccatacctctgatcatcgccaccccatgagtctagggtctC contains:
- the LOC114179245 gene encoding repetitive proline-rich cell wall protein 2-like — protein: MDSKRCCTMLALIIAISFSTMDTTLALPPPVVEPLQLPPVVIPPIQLPSLNISPIDIPSIQLPPIVFPPIQFPPIVFPPIGPIQLPPLQLPSLQLPPLVFPPIDIPFIQLPPIVFPPIEIPPIELPSLP